The following coding sequences lie in one Oncorhynchus masou masou isolate Uvic2021 chromosome 20, UVic_Omas_1.1, whole genome shotgun sequence genomic window:
- the LOC135506925 gene encoding zinc finger protein 19-like yields MANCMVFHTQIASIMEVLANAAVAEICKLVDDDYAVFRLEITQSQKENRALRRKLLELKVARERAERTIPERVLASRPSSVKILDRYRGMARGEGHRTGGYRSFVKPMGHHTWRDDQPITVDEGSGTSTQHIIMIEPAEAAGTGVKLERSEGEEDPRHITDIQTGAAGVPPVAMEDPTIASVQPRTRCSITEVSGIQNAVLKSETDTETLTGLGQLGCPPAPRSEYLLYGNLRTVLSNRDSGDALQADNDPTCSYVTETQMISGDMPVGLDTQTNPMRGDWNQYSSSVYSEGFQDKKGEGLVVDEVIVKVERDSPQTWNADETHLKEGHSQGNTSDFLDYRESLETNLNVATHSPSHAFRDHDPVSTSMGPSDSHGGRVFFDQVLNSNDRTRAQAQTGDATSGNSKEKRFLCMFCNKAFSCPHNVEIHQRVHTGVKPFSCTRCHMRFAQAGNLKRHQRVHTGVKPFSCTQCHMRFAEAGDLKRHERVHTGEKPYSCPQCEKRFSRQHQLKMHLKVHTGETLFACTHCGKRFSERSFLRIHQQKNHSSL; encoded by the exons atggctaactgtatggtgtttcacactcaaatagcctccatcatggaggtgctagcgaatgcagccgtggcagagatctgtaaactcgtagacgacgactatgcagtgtttcgtttggaaataactcaaagccagaaagaaaacagggcATTGCGGAGGAAACTACTGGAACTGAAGGTGGCAAGGGAGCGCGCTGAAAGGACAATACCAGAGCGCGTCCTCGCCAGTCGTCCCAGTAGTGTCAAGATCCTCGACCGATACAGAGGAATGGCAAGAG GTGAAGGACATCGCACTGGAGGCTACAGAAGCTTTGTAAAGCCTATGGGACACCATACATGGAGAGATGACCAACCAATCACTGTTGATGAggggagtggaacctcaacccagcacATTATCATGATAGAG CCTGCAGAGGCTGCAGGTACTGGAGTCAAGctggagaggtctgaaggagaggaggacccacGACACATCACAGATATCCAGACTGGAGCAGCTGGAGTGCCTCCTGTAGCTATGGAGGACCCCACCATCGCCTCAGTGCAGCCCAGGACCCGATGCAGCATCACGGAGGTCAGTGGAATCCAGAACGCCGTTctcaagtcagagacagacaccgagacttTAACGGGGCTGGGACAACTGGGCTGTCCTCCTGCTCCCCGCTCAGAGTATTTACTTTACGGTAACCTGAGGACAGTTTTATCCAATCGGGACTCAGGTGATGCATTACAGGCTGACAATGATCCAACCTGTTCATACGTTACAGAGACACAGATGATATCTGGTGACATGCCTGTGGGCTTAGATACACAGACTAATCCAATGAGAGGGGACTGGAACCAGTACAGCAGTAGTGTATACTCTGAAGGGTTCCAAGATAAGAAAGGGGAGGGTCTAGTCGTAGATGAGGTGATTGTGAAAGTTGAGCGCGACTCTCCtcagacatggaatgcagatGAAACTCACTTAAAAGAAGGACACTCGCAGGGCAACACCAGCGACTTTTTAGATTACAGGGAAAGCTTGGAGACAAATCTAAATGTTGCGACCCACTCCCCTTCACATGCGTTCAGAGATCACGACCCAGTGTCCACATCGATGGGGCCTTCTGATTCACACGGCGGCCGCGTCTTTTTTGatcaggtattgaactcaaaCGACAGGACTAGAGCCCAGGCTCAGACAGGGGATGCTACATCAGGCAATAGTAAAGAGAAAcggttcctctgcatgttctgtaacaaagCCTTCAGCTGCCCACATAATGTTgagatccaccagagggtccacacaggagTAAAACCCTTCAGCTGTACACGGTGTCATATGCGCTTCGCCCAGGCTGgcaacctgaagaggcaccagagggtccacacaggggtgaaacccttcagctgtacaCAGTGTCATATGCGCTTCGCTGAGGCTGGTGACCTGAAGAGGCAcgagagggtccacacaggggagaaaccctacagctgcccccagtgtgagaagaggtttTCCCGCCAGCACCAGCTGAAGATGCACTTGAAGGTCCACACGGGAGAAACGCTGTTTGCCTGTACGCACTGCgggaagaggttctcagagaggagcTTCCTCAgaatacaccagcagaaaaatCATTCCAGTCTATAA